cAATTACTTTAACTGAAGGCTGAAACCAAAGCCATTCCTAAAGTTAgagttttcttccatttctggcCCAAAAGAATGGCCCTGAATATTAGGTAATACTGGTTTCAGGAACTGGAACTCATTCGTCCCTGAGCCTCCCGCCAGGCACACCTCGTACTGATAGTTCTGAGACAGGCTCCCGGTGCCGCTCACGTCCACCAGATGTCCTGGAAAGGGGCCCTCAGGCACCGAGCAGCGACCCACTGAGGCCGCCTTGCTCCTCCTGCACAGCCGCACCGCCACGAACAGGAGCACCGAGAGGAGGAAGAGCGAAGACACCGAGGCCAACGCTACCACCAGGTAGACGGTGAGCAAGtcggcctgggcctgggccgggGCCGCCTCCGGGAGCGGCAGGTAGGGCTGGGAGAAGCCGTCCACCAGGAGCACGTGCAGCGTGGCGGTGGCCGAGCGCGGAGGCTCGCCATTGTCCTTGACCAGCACCACCAGCCTGTGCTTGGCCGCGTCGCGCTCGCTCAGCAGCCTGGCGGTGCGCACCTCGCCATTGTGCGCCCACACACCGAACAGCCCGGGCTCCGTGGCCTTGAGCAGCTGGTACGACAGCCAGGCGTTCTGGCCCGAGTCGCCGTCCACCGCCACCACCTTGGTCACCAGGTAGCCCGGCTCGGCCGCCCGGGGCACCAGCTCGGTGCAGGGCGCGGAGCCGTTTTGCAGCGGGTACAGCACGAAGGGCGAGTTGTCGTTGGCGTCCAGCACCAGCACGCGCACCAGCGCCTCGCTGCTCAGCGCCGGGGAGCCGCGGTCTGTGGCGCCCACGCGAAACTCGAAAGCCTGCAGGACCTCGTAGTCCAGCGAGATGACGGCAAACAAGTGGCCGTTGTCCGCGTTGATGGAGACCAGGGAGGCGAGGGGCAGGTGCGGGTCCTGGGGCGGCAGCAGCGAGTAGGTGATCTGGGCGTTGGTGCCTGAGTCTCTGTCTGTGGCGCTGACGCTGCCGATGTGCAGGGCGGGGCTGTTGTTCTCGCGGACGAACAGGGTGTAGGAGGTTTGGGTGAAGGCGGGGGCGTTGTCATTGACGTCCGAGACCAGCACGGTCATGTTGAGGTGTGTTGTCAGCCTGGGTGTCCCCAAGTCAGTGATGGTGATAGTGACGTTGTACTCGGCTCTGCTTTCTCTGTCTAGTGGTGTCTCTGTTAGTAGAGTGTAAAAGTTCCCCACAGAAGATTTCAGAAGGAAGGGTAGATCCTCCTGAATGGAGCaacttattttcccattttctcctgAATCAAGATCTGAAACACTGAAAAGTGCAACCACAGTTTCAGGCTGGTTCTCAGGTATTGGGCTGGTAAATGCAGACATGGTAACTTCTGGGGCATGGTCATTCACATCCATCACTTGAATCAGAACGGTGCATTTTCCAGAAAAGCCTCCAGCATCTCTCGCCTCGATATTGACTTCATAGGACTGAAATTTTTCGAAATCAAGTTGTTTTTTTAGTCGAATTACTCCTGTCAAGAAATCGACCTTAAAAGTTTTGCTTATCTCATCTGAAGCTTGGAAAAGTGAATAGGAAATCTCTCCATTGACTCCTGTGTCTACATCCGTGGCAGAGACCTTCACAACAAGGAAGCCTACTGGACTGTCCTCAGAGATCTGCACCCTGTAGAAAGCCTGCTCAAATTCAGGAGCATTATCGTTGACATCCACAACTTCAATGTAGACCTGAGCAGTGCCAGATCTGGGCGGAGAGCCACCATCCAGTGCGATGAGTGTTAACCTGAGCTCAGCTTCTTCCTCTCGGTCCAGCGCTTTGTCCAGCACCAGCTCTGGATATTTCCTTCCATCACTGCGTTTGCGGGTGAGGACCCGAAAATAGGAATTGGAGCTGATTATATagttttcaatattgttttggccTACGTCTAAGTCTTCAGCATTCTTCAGGGGAAACGTAGTCCCAGGAGGACTGCTCTCTGACACTTTCACCAACATTTGTTTGTCCAGAAATACTGGAGAGTGGTCGTTTATGTCTATTACTTGTAGCTCAGCTTGAAAAAACTCGAAGGGACTCTCTAGCAACACTTGGAAACGTAGCACACAGGGCTCTGTGTGACCGCACAGATCCTCACGGTCCAATTTCTCATTGAGCAACAAATCCCCGGTCTCCTGATTGAGCTGCAAATGTAGTTTGTTCCCTCTGGAAACAACCCTAACCCCCCGCCTGGAGAATTCCCTCTGCTCCAGACCCAGGTCCTTTGCTAAATTGGTGACAAAGGAGCTGCCCTCAGTTTCCTCCACCACAGAATAGCGTCTAGGTTCCGCCGCGCCCGCCAGAGATAAGCccgaaaggagaaaggaaaaaaggacttGCCTTTGTCTGCAAATGAGCTTCCCGCTGGCCTCCATTGTTCTTGCTGGATTCAGCTTCCTGGGAGGACGGTTCTGTGGGAATGTAAAGTCCCCAGTATCTGAGGCTGTGGTTATTCCACAGCTACCTCAGAAATATTCCAGTGAGTAGTCCTCTCCAGAGGACCCAGCCGTCATCCCTTTGGCATCCAAGCTTCCTGTGGACTTCCAGGTTCTGCTGCTTTTTGCCGGTTAATGGAGCTGCAGCTGCCGTTCTGGTTTGTACGTTCTTATCCTGCAGCGCCACCATGCGTCCTCACAGGATCTTACATTTTGTGGGATGATGATAGATGTAATATTCCCAACTCTGCCTGTATGTACCCTGGGACTATGTAAAGTTACACCACCACCGTTAATATCGCCGGACGTTACTGAGCAGACAACTGCCTGAAGGAGAAATTACATTAGTCTTTCAACAATGCTAACTGAGTTTGGggcaaaaaggaaatatttaggtAACAGTCTAGCTTGgcaaaaagaatttcaaatataATTGTAGTTAACATGGGCAACATTTAgatctttatagttttatttccATGAATCATAGGAATAATTAGTAGCTGTGAACCTcgaacaaattatttaatctctctgctttaatttcctcatctgtaaaatgaggataatagtagCACCTGCCACATAGGGCTGTTGTGAATTCCCCAccttacacatgaggaaactgattcAAAGAGAGATTAAccttaaaaataaactatatacCCGGTACATGGCAATTTGATACCACCAGGTAGGTGACTCTGCATAAATCCATTGCTATAACTAGAAAAACACCTCAAAATTACATGGTAGAATAGTACAGGAACATGACTATCTCAGGTAGAGAAGTTATGTCAAACAGTGAAGGTAAACAAAGAAGGAAAGGCTGGAGAGCTTgtctaaatataaacaaaatctgTAACAGCAGTGGTGATTTTGTTTCTGGGGAAGCATGTCCTTTTTTGTTACCTCTACTTCTCTTCTAATAGcatcaattttaaaaagcttttattttgatatttttcatatCTCATAAAAGGAGAAGAGTAAAATTAACCTGCAATTACTCAGTACTAGCATCAACTATTATCAATGTCTTGCCATAATTCTTGACTCTATCCCTCCAACATCTTTACATTCCAGACAAACTGAATTTTCACCCACAAATACTTCATTATACATTTCTTTAAATGCATAATAACTTTAAGTGACTCTAAAAATAACCTTAAATACAATGCCATTATTATACctaaaaaattaagttaatatTACTTAATACCCATCTATATTCAAACTCTTCCAAGTGTTTCAAAGTCATTGCTGATGTTTGAATGAAGATCCAGACAAGATCCACACGTTACATTTGATTGGTAGATCTCATAAGATCTTTCCTACTGTAGACTTCTctcctcctgtttttctttttcttttcttttcttttcttttcttttcttgttttttctttttttgagacggagtctcgctctgtcacccaggctggagtgcagtggcacgatctgggctcactgcaagctccgcctcccgggttcacgccattctcctgcctcagcctctccgagtagctgggactacaggcgcccgccaccacgcccggctaaattttttgtatttttagtagagacggggtttcaccgtggtctcgatctcctgacctcgtgatccgcccgcctcggcctcccaaagtgctgggattacaagcgtgagccaccgcgcccggcctctcctcCTGTTTTTCATGCCATTTATTTGTTGGAGAAATTAGATAATTTTACCCTAAGACCATGAAAGCATTTTAAGATTTTACTGCTGTGAGGTTTTCTTTGCCTTTAGATTCTATCCCACCAGTGATATATAGTAATACTACCTTTATTAGAGTTACCAGCACTGGTTTATAATATTTTCAGAACACAACCACGCAAAAATtatctagatattttaaaaataaaaatcagttgtaaatttttataaaaaacagTGCTTCTCCTTAACTTCCgagaatttctaaaaatttaatgATCATCTATGTTTCTATTTGATACTAcgcatttaaaactatttttcttaaattttcctgATTCAATAGTGCACTATAATTAATAGAAAACTTTCAAAAACAAACTTTCAAATCAGGAAAATGTATTACAAATGTTAAGTATGGGTGACTGCAGAAAATCTACaatgtgaagaaaataattaactaATGATGCAATCAAAATTAGGTAATATTCCTACTCAGGACCATTAATCTTTTTTCTGGGAAATGAAAGTCATATGTTCTGAAGACAAGGAGAAGGCACAGGTTGccctttcaattttgtttttcacttgagTTTGGACAGATCAGAGCATTAGTAATAATAGTTGAAAATTGacccagaaaagcaggacttttggtgtataagaaaataaaaccatagataaatatgtatattattatttctaaatatagaaaagattgAACAGCAGTATAAATATGATAAAAGACTTCTCCTTAATTAGGCAGAAACTTGCCAGGTAATATCTAAtgacagaaaacagtatggaatcGGAGCAGGGTCACTGACCCAGAGTCAGACAGATCTGGGATGGATGCTCAGTTTTGTCATTTATTAGTTAGTGGACCTTAGTGAACTTACTGAATCTCTAAGACCATCTATTTGTTCATTCCTAAAATACCATGCCTCATATGCTTCTTCTCAGATTAAAAGTGTTAAAATAGCGTATGATGCATTAAAAGCATTtctaaaaaatgctttaaaagacACTCTACAGTTTATGCTTCTGAGACTAGGGTAGGTACACTCATACAGCATTCTAATCAACTCAGAAAGTCTCAGTAGAGATTGAAGACAATGGAAAGCAATTGAAAATATCTCAAACAAGACTTACATTTAATAGACTGTATATTGAGCATAATTGTTTGACATAAAACATTACACATATACATTTCATGCTTTGTGAAGGGTTCTTGGTACTAAATCAGGATCCTATTCTAtgtatagaaatttatttcttgactTCAAGAGTACATATTTGAAATGATGTAAAGACACTCCCTTACGGGCACCTCACAATAAGTTGCTAATCAGAAATGTATTCACAGACGCGGATTTAGTTTTCATTCTTTATCAGAAACCCAACTGATTCTGAAATGGGCGATTTTCTTCCACTTCCCTGCCTGTGCTCTGGGGTAGCAGGTTGGGGATAATTGGTTTCAGAAACTTGAACTCATTTGTCCCGGAACCTCCAGTCAGACACACCTCATACTGGTAGCTCTGGGACAGGGTTCCGGTGCCGCTCACGTCCACCAGATGTCCTGGAAGGAGGCCCTCGGGCACCGAGCAGCGACCCACCGAGGCCGCCCTGCTCCTCCTGCACAGCCGCACCGCCACGAACAGGAGCACCGAGAAGAGGAAGAGCGAAGACACCGAGGCCAACGCCACCACCAGGTAGACGGTGAGCGAGTCggcctgggcctgggctgggGCCGCCTCAGGGAGAGGCAGGTAGGGCTGGGAGAAGCCGTCCACCAGGAGCACGTGCAGCGTGGCGGTGGCAGAGCGCGGAGGCTCGCCATTGTCCTTGACCAGCACCACCAGCCTGTGCTTGGCTGCGTCGCGCTCGCTCAGCAGCCTGGCGGTGCGCACCTCGCCATTGTGCGCCCACACGCCGAACAGCCCGGGCTCCGTGGCCTTGAGCAGCTGGTACGACAGCCAGGCGTTCTGGCCCGAGTCACCGTCCACAGCCACCACCTTGGTCACCAGGTAGCCCGGCTCGGCCGCCCGGGGCACCAGCTCGGTGCAGGGCGCGGAGCCGTTTTGCAGCGGGTACAGCACGAAGGGCGAGTTGTCGTTGGCGTCCAGCACCCGCACGCGCACCAGCGCCTCGCTGCTCAGCGCCGGGGAGCCGCGGTCTGTGGCGCCCACGCGAAACTCGAACGCCTGCAGGGCCTCGTAGTCCAGCGACCTGAGGGCGAACAGGTGGCCGTTGTCGGCGTTGATGGAGACCAGGGAGGCGAGGGGCAGGTGCGGGTCCTGGGGCGGCAGCAGCGAGTAGGTGACCTGGGCGTTGGTGCCTGAGTCTCTGTCTGTGGCGCTGACGCTGCCGATGTGCAGGGCGGGGCTGTTGTTCTCGCGGACGAACAGGGTGTAGGAGGTTTGGGTGAAGGCGGGGGCGTTGTCATTGACGTCGGAGACCAGAACAGTTATGTTGTACTCTGTTTTCAGCCTGGGTGTCCCCAAGTCGGTGACGGTGATGGTGATGTTGTACTCAGTGTTCCTCTCTCGATCCAAAGATTTCTCTGCTACCAGAGTATAGAAGTTCTCTACAGATGGCTTCAGGATGAAGGGGAGATCTTCCTGGATGGAGCACACTGTCTTTCCATTGTTCCCGGAATCTCTGTCTCTAATCCTAAAAACAGCCACGACTGTCTCGGGTGAGTTTTCTGCAACTGGGCTAGTAAGTGAAGACAGGAGCAGCTCGGGTCGATTATCGTTTATATCTGTTACCTCAACCACCACAGTGCATTTTCCAGAAAGCCCGCCGCCATCTTTGGCCTGAATAGTTAATGTATAAGTTTGAATTGCCTCATAGTCCAATTCCGCTTTAAGATGAAGATTGCCAGATGTTGGATTGATTTGAAACGTTTTGAGAATTCTTTCAGTGGCATAAGAAAATGCATAGGCTATTTCCCCATTACTTCCGGTATCTAAATCTCTGGCTGACACGGAGACAACCATGGAACCAACGGGGCTATTTTCGGGCACCTGCACCTTGTAGAGCGACCGCACAAAATCAGGGACGTTGTCATTTATGTCTAGAACCAGGATGCGCACGAGGGCGGTACCTGATCTAGGAGGAGAGCCGCCATCTAAAGCGGTGAGGGTTAAACTGAACTCTGGTATCTCTTCCCGATCCAGCACTTGATTCAGCACCAATTCGGGATAGATATTCCCCTCCCCGCTATCATGGACATTAATATGGAAGTAGGCATTGGGGCTGATGGTGTAGTTACTCAGGCTGTTGGTTCCAACATCTGAATCCTGCGCACTCTCTAGGAGAAATGCCGCCCCTGGCGTGGTACTTTCTAATATTTTCAAGGAAATCTCTCTGTCTAGAAATACTGGAGAGTGATCATTGATGTCTCTGACCCATAGTTCAGCACGGAAAATCTGAAAAGGTTTTTCCAATAACAACTGGAAAGGCAGCACACAGGGCTCTCTGGGGCCACACAGTTCCTCTCGGTCCAATTTCTCATTTAGAAGTAAATCACCAGTAAGCGAACTGAGCAGTAAAAATTGCATGTTCTGGTCTGAAACAATTCTAGTTCCCCGGGCTCTCAGTTCCCCTACCCCTAACCCTAGGTCTTTTGCCAAGTTGGTAAGAAAGGTGCCTCTCTCGGTTTCCTCCGCCACAAAATACTGAAGCGGTTCGGCGCCAGCCCAAGACATCCCCagaaatacacaaagaaataagACTTGCCTTTTCTGCACAGCACGCTCCACTCTGGCCTCCATTCTTCCTTGGATCAGTCTTTCAAAATGACTTCCACTCAGCCTCCAGCGGCTCTCACAAATGGCAGCAGCCGAATCCTTTGAAATGAGCTGAATAATAGCAATGTTTGTGGGGAAGGATCCTCACTTTACCCCAATTCCTATTACCACCGTTTCCTTTCCTATGCTTTTCTCTTCAGATTTCCTCTTTACTCTGGAATCTGTAACACCCTTTCTTTGTgaagttatttttctctctctttttagccAGCAGCGCCACCTTGCGTTTTGTGGATGTTATTCCCGTTATCAAGACCAGAACAAAAAGATGGCGGATTGAAGGAATTCTGCAACAAGAATGATTTGTCCCCGGTATCTTTGCTGTTTCATTCCATCTTTATCCTCGAATGGTCACAGTAATGCTAGTAAGTAATAGCTGATGTCGTTTTCCGCTGTGATAATCTGGATTCGTAGAAGAATTAATTTACTGTCTTCTTAAATCTAGGGGCATGAAACTAAACTCTGACTCCCCACCGAAATCCTAAGAAaacttcctattttaaaaatgaatagtaaaaaatatatatgagaaaatgAAGCCTCCTCCTTGAAGTCAACAAATATTGGTTggggacattttatttatttgtaaagtaTTTAACAATAATAATGTGAATATGGCAGAATAATTGACCTTTTTCCAATTTCTTGTGAATTAAACAATTATTCCACTTTCCAGGTCTTAACTCTTTACCCGTGATACTTCTTGGAACACTTTCTGCCTCCCCCAAACCCAACCTTCATCCTTCGCCTGCTTTAGGTATTACATAGAAATTA
The Symphalangus syndactylus isolate Jambi chromosome 7, NHGRI_mSymSyn1-v2.1_pri, whole genome shotgun sequence genome window above contains:
- the PCDHB7 gene encoding protocadherin beta-7; this encodes MEARVERAVQKRQVLFLCVFLGMSWAGAEPLQYFVAEETERGTFLTNLAKDLGLGVGELRARGTRIVSDQNMQFLLLSSLTGDLLLNEKLDREELCGPREPCVLPFQLLLEKPFQIFRAELWVRDINDHSPVFLDREISLKILESTTPGAAFLLESAQDSDVGTNSLSNYTISPNAYFHINVHDSGEGNIYPELVLNQVLDREEIPEFSLTLTALDGGSPPRSGTALVRILVLDINDNVPDFVRSLYKVQVPENSPVGSMVVSVSARDLDTGSNGEIAYAFSYATERILKTFQINPTSGNLHLKAELDYEAIQTYTLTIQAKDGGGLSGKCTVVVEVTDINDNRPELLLSSLTSPVAENSPETVVAVFRIRDRDSGNNGKTVCSIQEDLPFILKPSVENFYTLVAEKSLDRERNTEYNITITVTDLGTPRLKTEYNITVLVSDVNDNAPAFTQTSYTLFVRENNSPALHIGSVSATDRDSGTNAQVTYSLLPPQDPHLPLASLVSINADNGHLFALRSLDYEALQAFEFRVGATDRGSPALSSEALVRVRVLDANDNSPFVLYPLQNGSAPCTELVPRAAEPGYLVTKVVAVDGDSGQNAWLSYQLLKATEPGLFGVWAHNGEVRTARLLSERDAAKHRLVVLVKDNGEPPRSATATLHVLLVDGFSQPYLPLPEAAPAQAQADSLTVYLVVALASVSSLFLFSVLLFVAVRLCRRSRAASVGRCSVPEGLLPGHLVDVSGTGTLSQSYQYEVCLTGGSGTNEFKFLKPIIPNLLPQSTGREVEENRPFQNQLGF
- the LOC129486259 gene encoding protocadherin beta-8; this translates as MEASGKLICRQRQVLFSFLLSGLSLAGAAEPRRYSVVEETEGSSFVTNLAKDLGLEQREFSRRGVRVVSRGNKLHLQLNQETGDLLLNEKLDREDLCGHTEPCVLRFQVLLESPFEFFQAELQVIDINDHSPVFLDKQMLVKVSESSPPGTTFPLKNAEDLDVGQNNIENYIISSNSYFRVLTRKRSDGRKYPELVLDKALDREEEAELRLTLIALDGGSPPRSGTAQVYIEVVDVNDNAPEFEQAFYRVQISEDSPVGFLVVKVSATDVDTGVNGEISYSLFQASDEISKTFKVDFLTGVIRLKKQLDFEKFQSYEVNIEARDAGGFSGKCTVLIQVMDVNDHAPEVTMSAFTSPIPENQPETVVALFSVSDLDSGENGKISCSIQEDLPFLLKSSVGNFYTLLTETPLDRESRAEYNVTITITDLGTPRLTTHLNMTVLVSDVNDNAPAFTQTSYTLFVRENNSPALHIGSVSATDRDSGTNAQITYSLLPPQDPHLPLASLVSINADNGHLFAVISLDYEVLQAFEFRVGATDRGSPALSSEALVRVLVLDANDNSPFVLYPLQNGSAPCTELVPRAAEPGYLVTKVVAVDGDSGQNAWLSYQLLKATEPGLFGVWAHNGEVRTARLLSERDAAKHRLVVLVKDNGEPPRSATATLHVLLVDGFSQPYLPLPEAAPAQAQADLLTVYLVVALASVSSLFLLSVLLFVAVRLCRRSKAASVGRCSVPEGPFPGHLVDVSGTGSLSQNYQYEVCLAGGSGTNEFQFLKPVLPNIQGHSFGPEMEENSNFRNGFGFSLQLK